A genomic region of Columba livia isolate bColLiv1 breed racing homer chromosome 12, bColLiv1.pat.W.v2, whole genome shotgun sequence contains the following coding sequences:
- the LOC110363877 gene encoding chromosome-associated kinesin KIF4 isoform X1, which produces MLAVAAAPLHQRAAAAAGWLKMVREDEKWIPVRVALRCRPLVPKETSEGCQLCLSFVPGEPQVVVGNDKSFTYDYVFDPSVEQEEVFNTAVAPLVRGIFEGYNATVLAYGQTGSGKTYSMGGTYTANQEDEPSVGVIPRVIKLLFKEKEQRQDWEFDLKVSYLEIYNEDILDLLCPSRERSCQISIREDPKEGIKIVGLTERNVTHVQDTVSCLEQGNNSRTVAATAMNSQSSRSHAIFTICIDQKKKNDKNTSFRCKLHLVDLAGSERQKKTKAEGDRLKEGININRGLLCLGNVISALGDENKKGGFVPYRDSKLTRLLQDSLGGNSHTLMIACVSPADSNLEETLNTLRYADRARKIKNKPIVNLDPQAAELHHLKQQVQQLQVLLLQAHGGTLPVSINSMAPSENLQSLMEKNQSLMEENQKLSQGLSDAAGQTAQMLERIILTEQENEKMNAKLEQLQQHAVCKLDLQKLVETVEDEELKENVEVIRNLQQVLAQLQSENAATVEAAAEMGNSQQDAAADAEMGQDTTRTSDDFTTQHALRQAQMSKELLELNKALTLKEALAKKMAQNDNQLEPIQSQYQTNIKDLELEVSNLQKEKEELLSALHMAKKDINQAKLSERRRKRLQELEGQMSELKKKLNDQSKLLKLKESTERTVSKLNQEIRDMKNQRVQLMRQMKEDAEKFRQWKQQKDKEVIQLKERDRKRQYELLKLERDFQKQANVLRRKTEEAAAANKRLKDALQKQREAAERRKETQNRGMEGVAARVKSWLANEVEVLVSTEEARRHLADLLEDRKILAQELHQLKEKKEAGENPPPKLRRRTYCITDLQTSELDLSLSKQIESLETEMGLRSAQIADLQQKLLDADSGDRVKQRWDSIATILEAKCALKYLLGELVSCKVQVSKLESSLQQSKANCSDMQKMVTEEQNHRAEMEAEFQNQCLLQEQQHQEKVLYLLSQLQQKETAEKQLEDSLNEQEKKLQERVKFQEEELEKMREICEKNQELLQENETLKQKLLLIQVASGQKIRHAQQMSSESPDSSFDYILPKVKPKTGRQTTAKSRGRCPEMHVEELFSDSDTGEEAEDAEWLPVKPGRGAKKVVIGCSCKGYCGNRRCGCRKQGLGCSDSCSCDLFNCRNRDPGVRDALLGEDQTRDSGGSFKLEDLSEVTAGGTFFQPVNITSPSEVLKDITEQEVSLRKPSAAAALLRDEEARENQVPLGKRKKRILSSNTSFFSGCTPIREFE; this is translated from the exons ATGTTGGCGGTTGCTGCGGCACCCCTTCACCAacgggcggcggcggctgcgg GGTGGCTGAAGATGGTGAGAGAAGATGAGAAGTGGATCCCGGTGCGGGTGGCCCTGCGCTGCCGGCCCCTGGTGCCCAAGGAGACCAGCGAAGGGTGCCAGCTGTGCCTGTCCTTCGTGCCGGGGGAGCCGCAG GTGGTTGTAGGTAATGATAAGTCCTTCACATATGACTACGTGTTCGACCCCTCAGTTGAACAAGAGGAAGTTTTCAACACGGCTGTCGCGCCTCTCGTACGGGGCATCTTTGAAG GGTATAATGCGACTGTCTTGGCCTATGGACAGACAGGATCTGGGAAAACGTATTCCATGGGAGGTACATACACGGCCAATCAAGAGGATGAACCTAGCGTGGGGGTCATCCCTCGGGTAATCAAACTGCTGTTTAAGGAGAAGGAGCAAAGGCAGGATTGGGAATTCGACCTCAAAGTTTCTTATCTAGAG ATCTACAACGAGGATATTCTGGACCTGCTGTGCCCATCAAGAGAACGATCTTGTCAAATCAGTATACGGGAAGATCCCAAAGAGGGCATAAAG ATTGTAGGGCTAACAGAAAGAAATGTCACCCATGTCCAAGATACTGTGTCCTGCCTAGAGCAAGGGAACAACTCCAGAACAGTGGCCGCCACAGCGATGAACTCCCAGTCCTCTCGCTCCCATGCCATCTTCACCATTTGCATcgatcagaaaaagaaaaatgacaa GAACACCAGTTTTCGCTGTAAGTTACATTTGGTTGATCTTGCTGGCTCTGAGAGACAAAAGAAGACCAAGGCTGAGGGAGACCGACTAAAAGAAG GCATCAACATAAACAGAGGGCTTCTCTGCCTGGGGAACGTAATTAGCGCTCTTGGTGACGAAAACAAAAAGGGTGGCTTTGTCCCCTACAGAGACTCAAAGCTAACGAGACTGCTGCAAG atTCTCTGGGTGGTAACAGCCACACTCTCATGATTGCCTGTGTGAGCCCAGCAGATTCCAATCTAGAAGAAACCCTGAATACCTTGCGTTATGCTGacagagcaagaaaaataaaaaataaaccaattgTCAACCTTGATCCGCAGGCGGCTGAGCTGCATCATCTGAAGCAGCAG GTTCAACAGCTACAGGTGTTACTGCTGCAGGCCCACGGAGGGACCCTCCCCGTGTCCATCAA TAGTATGGCGCCTTCAGAGAACCTCCAGTCCCTGATGGAGAAGAACCAGTCGCTAATGGAAGAGAATCAAAAGCTGAGCCAAGGGCTGAGCGATGCTGCTGGACAGACAGCACAGATGCTGGAGAGGATCATTCTG ACAgaacaagaaaatgagaagatgaATGCCAAGCTCGAACAACTTCAGCAGCATGCTGT GTGCAAGCTGGATCTGCAGAAGCTGGTGGAGACTGTGGAAGATGAGGAACTGAAAGAGAATGTTGAGGTGATTCGCAATCTGCAACAAGTGTTGGCTCAGTTGCAG AGTGAAAATGCTGCTACAGTGGAAGCTGCTGCAGAGATGGGAAACTCTCAACAGGATGCTGCAGCT GATGCAGAAATGGGCCAGGACACCACGAGAACCTCGGATGACTTCACCACTCAACACGCTCTCCGTCAAGCACAGATGTCCAAAGAGCTGCTTGAACTGAATAAAGCTCTGACTCTGAAAGAGGCGCTGGCCAAAAAAATGGCACAGAACGATAATCAGCTGGAGCCCATTCAGTCCCAGTACCAG ACTAATATCAAGGATCTGGAGTTGGAGGTCAGCAacttgcaaaaagaaaaggaggagctgctctctgctctgcacatGGCCAAGAAGGACATCAACCAAGCCAA GCTGAGTGAACGGCGTCGGAAAAGACTTCAGGAGCTGGAAGGGCAAATGAGTGAGCTTAAGAAAAAGCTGAATGATCAATCGAAGCTCTTGAAGCTGAAGGAATCTACAGAACGCACCGTCTCCAAACTGAACCAGGAGATCAGG GACATGAAAAACCAGAGGGTTCAGCTGATGCGTCAAATGAAAGAAGATGCTGAGAAATTCAGGCAATGGAAAcagcagaaggacaaggaagtgATCCAGCTGAAAGAACGG GATCGCAAGAGGCAGTATGAGCTCCTCAAGCTAGAACGTGATTTCCAGAAGCAGGCCAATGTACTTCGGCGGAAAACGGAAGAG GCAGCAGCCGCCAACAAGCGCCTGAAGGATGCTCTGCAGAAACAACGGGAGGCTGCCGAGAGACGGAAGGAAACTCAAAACCGGGGAATGGAAGGGGTTGCTGCTCGAGTCAAA agCTGGCTTGCAAATGAAGTAGAGGTTCTCGTTAGCACTGAAGAAGCTCGACGGCACCTTGCAGACCTGCTGGAGGACAGAAAGATCCTGGCACAGGAGCTCCATCAgcttaaagagaagaaagaggctGGAGAAAACCCACCTCCAAAGCTGCGG AGACGCACCTACTGCATCACAGATTTGCAGACATCAGAGTTGGACCTTTCCCTATCAAAGCAGATAGAAAGCCTGGAAACTGAGATGGGGCTCAG GAGTGCCCAGATAGCGGATCTGCAGCAGAAACTCTTGGATGCTGACAGTGGAGATCGGGTGAAACAGCGTTGGGACAGCATTGCAACAATTCTAGAGGCTAAATGTGCTTTGAAGTATCTCCTTGGAGAG CTGGTCTCCTGCAAAGTGCAGGTGAGCAAGTTGGAGAGCAGCCTTCAGCAGAGCAAAGCCAACTGCTCGGACATGCAGAAGATGGTGACTGAAGAGCAAAACCACAGGGCGGAGATGGAGGCCGAGTTCCAAAATCAGTGTTTGCTGCAGGAGCAACAACACCAGGAGAAG GTTCTGTACCTGCTCAGCCAGctgcagcaaaaagaaacagcagagaagCAATTGGAAGATTCACTGAATGAGCAAGAGAAAAAGCTGCAAGAGCGAGTCAAGTTCCAG gaggaagagctggagaaaATGCGGGAGATCTGTGAGAAGAACCAAGAGCTTCTGCAGGAGAATGAAACTCTTAAACAG AAACTGCTGCTTATCCAAGTTGCCAGTGGACAGAAGATACGTCACGCTCAGCAAATGTCATCTGAGTCCCCAGATTCTTCTTTTGACTATATTCTACCCAAAGTAAAG CCAAAGACTGGCCGGCAGACGACAGCGAAATCGCGTGGAAGATGCCCAGAGATGCACGTGGAAGAGCTGTTCTCAGACTCGGACACTGGAGAGGAGGCAGAGGATGCCGAGTGGCTTCCGGTAAAACCAGGCAGAGGAGCAAAGAAAGTCGTGATCGGG TGCTCCTGCAAGGGCTACTGTGGGAACAGGCGCTGCGGCTGCAGGAAGCAGGGGTTGGGCTGCAGCGACAGCTGCAGCTGCGACTTGTTCAACTGCAGGAACAGGGACCCCGGCGTGCGg GACGCTTTACTGGGCGAGGACCAAACACGGGACTCAGGAGGTTCCTTCAAACTTGAAGACCTCAGTGAAGTGACTGCAGGAGGGACCTTCTTTCAGCCTGTGAATATCACCTCACCCTCGGAG GTGCTGAAGGACATCACGGAGCAGGAGGTGTCCCTGAGGAAGCCCAGCGCTGCCGCCGCCCTCCTGAGGGACGAGGAGGCCCGGGAGAACCAGGTACCGCTCggcaagaggaagaagaggattCTGAGCAGCAACACCAGCTTCTTCTCGGGCTGCACCCCCATCAGGGAGTTCGAGTGA
- the LOC110363877 gene encoding chromosome-associated kinesin KIF4 isoform X2: MLAVAAAPLHQRAAAAAGWLKMVREDEKWIPVRVALRCRPLVPKETSEGCQLCLSFVPGEPQVVVGNDKSFTYDYVFDPSVEQEEVFNTAVAPLVRGIFEGYNATVLAYGQTGSGKTYSMGGTYTANQEDEPSVGVIPRVIKLLFKEKEQRQDWEFDLKVSYLEIYNEDILDLLCPSRERSCQISIREDPKEGIKIVGLTERNVTHVQDTVSCLEQGNNSRTVAATAMNSQSSRSHAIFTICIDQKKKNDKNTSFRCKLHLVDLAGSERQKKTKAEGDRLKEGININRGLLCLGNVISALGDENKKGGFVPYRDSKLTRLLQDSLGGNSHTLMIACVSPADSNLEETLNTLRYADRARKIKNKPIVNLDPQAAELHHLKQQVQQLQVLLLQAHGGTLPVSINMAPSENLQSLMEKNQSLMEENQKLSQGLSDAAGQTAQMLERIILTEQENEKMNAKLEQLQQHAVCKLDLQKLVETVEDEELKENVEVIRNLQQVLAQLQSENAATVEAAAEMGNSQQDAAADAEMGQDTTRTSDDFTTQHALRQAQMSKELLELNKALTLKEALAKKMAQNDNQLEPIQSQYQTNIKDLELEVSNLQKEKEELLSALHMAKKDINQAKLSERRRKRLQELEGQMSELKKKLNDQSKLLKLKESTERTVSKLNQEIRDMKNQRVQLMRQMKEDAEKFRQWKQQKDKEVIQLKERDRKRQYELLKLERDFQKQANVLRRKTEEAAAANKRLKDALQKQREAAERRKETQNRGMEGVAARVKSWLANEVEVLVSTEEARRHLADLLEDRKILAQELHQLKEKKEAGENPPPKLRRRTYCITDLQTSELDLSLSKQIESLETEMGLRSAQIADLQQKLLDADSGDRVKQRWDSIATILEAKCALKYLLGELVSCKVQVSKLESSLQQSKANCSDMQKMVTEEQNHRAEMEAEFQNQCLLQEQQHQEKVLYLLSQLQQKETAEKQLEDSLNEQEKKLQERVKFQEEELEKMREICEKNQELLQENETLKQKLLLIQVASGQKIRHAQQMSSESPDSSFDYILPKVKPKTGRQTTAKSRGRCPEMHVEELFSDSDTGEEAEDAEWLPVKPGRGAKKVVIGCSCKGYCGNRRCGCRKQGLGCSDSCSCDLFNCRNRDPGVRDALLGEDQTRDSGGSFKLEDLSEVTAGGTFFQPVNITSPSEVLKDITEQEVSLRKPSAAAALLRDEEARENQVPLGKRKKRILSSNTSFFSGCTPIREFE, translated from the exons ATGTTGGCGGTTGCTGCGGCACCCCTTCACCAacgggcggcggcggctgcgg GGTGGCTGAAGATGGTGAGAGAAGATGAGAAGTGGATCCCGGTGCGGGTGGCCCTGCGCTGCCGGCCCCTGGTGCCCAAGGAGACCAGCGAAGGGTGCCAGCTGTGCCTGTCCTTCGTGCCGGGGGAGCCGCAG GTGGTTGTAGGTAATGATAAGTCCTTCACATATGACTACGTGTTCGACCCCTCAGTTGAACAAGAGGAAGTTTTCAACACGGCTGTCGCGCCTCTCGTACGGGGCATCTTTGAAG GGTATAATGCGACTGTCTTGGCCTATGGACAGACAGGATCTGGGAAAACGTATTCCATGGGAGGTACATACACGGCCAATCAAGAGGATGAACCTAGCGTGGGGGTCATCCCTCGGGTAATCAAACTGCTGTTTAAGGAGAAGGAGCAAAGGCAGGATTGGGAATTCGACCTCAAAGTTTCTTATCTAGAG ATCTACAACGAGGATATTCTGGACCTGCTGTGCCCATCAAGAGAACGATCTTGTCAAATCAGTATACGGGAAGATCCCAAAGAGGGCATAAAG ATTGTAGGGCTAACAGAAAGAAATGTCACCCATGTCCAAGATACTGTGTCCTGCCTAGAGCAAGGGAACAACTCCAGAACAGTGGCCGCCACAGCGATGAACTCCCAGTCCTCTCGCTCCCATGCCATCTTCACCATTTGCATcgatcagaaaaagaaaaatgacaa GAACACCAGTTTTCGCTGTAAGTTACATTTGGTTGATCTTGCTGGCTCTGAGAGACAAAAGAAGACCAAGGCTGAGGGAGACCGACTAAAAGAAG GCATCAACATAAACAGAGGGCTTCTCTGCCTGGGGAACGTAATTAGCGCTCTTGGTGACGAAAACAAAAAGGGTGGCTTTGTCCCCTACAGAGACTCAAAGCTAACGAGACTGCTGCAAG atTCTCTGGGTGGTAACAGCCACACTCTCATGATTGCCTGTGTGAGCCCAGCAGATTCCAATCTAGAAGAAACCCTGAATACCTTGCGTTATGCTGacagagcaagaaaaataaaaaataaaccaattgTCAACCTTGATCCGCAGGCGGCTGAGCTGCATCATCTGAAGCAGCAG GTTCAACAGCTACAGGTGTTACTGCTGCAGGCCCACGGAGGGACCCTCCCCGTGTCCATCAA TATGGCGCCTTCAGAGAACCTCCAGTCCCTGATGGAGAAGAACCAGTCGCTAATGGAAGAGAATCAAAAGCTGAGCCAAGGGCTGAGCGATGCTGCTGGACAGACAGCACAGATGCTGGAGAGGATCATTCTG ACAgaacaagaaaatgagaagatgaATGCCAAGCTCGAACAACTTCAGCAGCATGCTGT GTGCAAGCTGGATCTGCAGAAGCTGGTGGAGACTGTGGAAGATGAGGAACTGAAAGAGAATGTTGAGGTGATTCGCAATCTGCAACAAGTGTTGGCTCAGTTGCAG AGTGAAAATGCTGCTACAGTGGAAGCTGCTGCAGAGATGGGAAACTCTCAACAGGATGCTGCAGCT GATGCAGAAATGGGCCAGGACACCACGAGAACCTCGGATGACTTCACCACTCAACACGCTCTCCGTCAAGCACAGATGTCCAAAGAGCTGCTTGAACTGAATAAAGCTCTGACTCTGAAAGAGGCGCTGGCCAAAAAAATGGCACAGAACGATAATCAGCTGGAGCCCATTCAGTCCCAGTACCAG ACTAATATCAAGGATCTGGAGTTGGAGGTCAGCAacttgcaaaaagaaaaggaggagctgctctctgctctgcacatGGCCAAGAAGGACATCAACCAAGCCAA GCTGAGTGAACGGCGTCGGAAAAGACTTCAGGAGCTGGAAGGGCAAATGAGTGAGCTTAAGAAAAAGCTGAATGATCAATCGAAGCTCTTGAAGCTGAAGGAATCTACAGAACGCACCGTCTCCAAACTGAACCAGGAGATCAGG GACATGAAAAACCAGAGGGTTCAGCTGATGCGTCAAATGAAAGAAGATGCTGAGAAATTCAGGCAATGGAAAcagcagaaggacaaggaagtgATCCAGCTGAAAGAACGG GATCGCAAGAGGCAGTATGAGCTCCTCAAGCTAGAACGTGATTTCCAGAAGCAGGCCAATGTACTTCGGCGGAAAACGGAAGAG GCAGCAGCCGCCAACAAGCGCCTGAAGGATGCTCTGCAGAAACAACGGGAGGCTGCCGAGAGACGGAAGGAAACTCAAAACCGGGGAATGGAAGGGGTTGCTGCTCGAGTCAAA agCTGGCTTGCAAATGAAGTAGAGGTTCTCGTTAGCACTGAAGAAGCTCGACGGCACCTTGCAGACCTGCTGGAGGACAGAAAGATCCTGGCACAGGAGCTCCATCAgcttaaagagaagaaagaggctGGAGAAAACCCACCTCCAAAGCTGCGG AGACGCACCTACTGCATCACAGATTTGCAGACATCAGAGTTGGACCTTTCCCTATCAAAGCAGATAGAAAGCCTGGAAACTGAGATGGGGCTCAG GAGTGCCCAGATAGCGGATCTGCAGCAGAAACTCTTGGATGCTGACAGTGGAGATCGGGTGAAACAGCGTTGGGACAGCATTGCAACAATTCTAGAGGCTAAATGTGCTTTGAAGTATCTCCTTGGAGAG CTGGTCTCCTGCAAAGTGCAGGTGAGCAAGTTGGAGAGCAGCCTTCAGCAGAGCAAAGCCAACTGCTCGGACATGCAGAAGATGGTGACTGAAGAGCAAAACCACAGGGCGGAGATGGAGGCCGAGTTCCAAAATCAGTGTTTGCTGCAGGAGCAACAACACCAGGAGAAG GTTCTGTACCTGCTCAGCCAGctgcagcaaaaagaaacagcagagaagCAATTGGAAGATTCACTGAATGAGCAAGAGAAAAAGCTGCAAGAGCGAGTCAAGTTCCAG gaggaagagctggagaaaATGCGGGAGATCTGTGAGAAGAACCAAGAGCTTCTGCAGGAGAATGAAACTCTTAAACAG AAACTGCTGCTTATCCAAGTTGCCAGTGGACAGAAGATACGTCACGCTCAGCAAATGTCATCTGAGTCCCCAGATTCTTCTTTTGACTATATTCTACCCAAAGTAAAG CCAAAGACTGGCCGGCAGACGACAGCGAAATCGCGTGGAAGATGCCCAGAGATGCACGTGGAAGAGCTGTTCTCAGACTCGGACACTGGAGAGGAGGCAGAGGATGCCGAGTGGCTTCCGGTAAAACCAGGCAGAGGAGCAAAGAAAGTCGTGATCGGG TGCTCCTGCAAGGGCTACTGTGGGAACAGGCGCTGCGGCTGCAGGAAGCAGGGGTTGGGCTGCAGCGACAGCTGCAGCTGCGACTTGTTCAACTGCAGGAACAGGGACCCCGGCGTGCGg GACGCTTTACTGGGCGAGGACCAAACACGGGACTCAGGAGGTTCCTTCAAACTTGAAGACCTCAGTGAAGTGACTGCAGGAGGGACCTTCTTTCAGCCTGTGAATATCACCTCACCCTCGGAG GTGCTGAAGGACATCACGGAGCAGGAGGTGTCCCTGAGGAAGCCCAGCGCTGCCGCCGCCCTCCTGAGGGACGAGGAGGCCCGGGAGAACCAGGTACCGCTCggcaagaggaagaagaggattCTGAGCAGCAACACCAGCTTCTTCTCGGGCTGCACCCCCATCAGGGAGTTCGAGTGA